In Phoenix dactylifera cultivar Barhee BC4 unplaced genomic scaffold, palm_55x_up_171113_PBpolish2nd_filt_p 001336F, whole genome shotgun sequence, the sequence TATAAAATCCTTCAGTATCATTGTGTTTGCCATAAattatgcctcaaattctcttcCATAGCAgcaatgttatgttaaataatcaaTGCTGTAACATAACCTTTACTAAACTATGATCAGAAAATGAAAGGCAGACAGCCTGGTTTAAATTGGCCATCTGTACTCAACTTGGAGGACTCGGATTATAAACCCTAGAGTCAAATTTTTGAGAGAATAAATCCTAGACTTAAATTGTACTGGATTGAATGCTGAGGTTGTTTTAAACCTGCAGCTTATCGACCAGCAAGATAAGCCTATCAAAAAAATGGGGAACCTAATTTCTCCTATCACATCCAGTTCTTGCACTCAATGTACCAAATTAGACACTCTCAGAGAGGGCAAGTCTAAACTGAGATGTAAAAAAGATAAATGCAGTTTTACTTTATGCAAGTAActtaaaatagaatttgtccaACCTTATAAATGAGGTTATTATCAGGGTCTAGAGTCATTAAGAAGGCTCAGAGTTGGAATTCAATTAACCATCAGCACATCACAGTTGGAATTCAATTAGGATGAGATATAACTCTATTTCTCAAGTAAACAAGTCACTTGGTATTTCATCAGGTTCTTAAAAGAACAAAAGCTATAGTTACTTGCACAACTCTGCCACCAACCAATTGATGTATATCAGTGTAGTTTCACACTTTCACCCAAAATCAGCTAATTATTTTCCTTAAGCTGAATTTCCTCTTCAACTCATCCTTTATTGCCCTCTTGCACTCTTTCATTCATTTTTCTCTGAGATTGCAGCTTCCTGGCTATATTCTAGTTGTGCTCCTGTTTGCGTGCAAAAAATGTGCACATATTTTAGAGGGCCACCCTGTTTTCCCTTCAACTATTCTCAGATTCAACTATTCTCTTCTTGAACTTCTTTTTAATGGCTGCAGTTGCTGAATATATGACATTTCTCCTTGGCTCTCAGTTTCACCAACTTTGTTCTTTTGTTTTAGGAGCTATGGAGGAAGGTTCCTTTCTGTTCCTTCCCCACACCAATGCGACCTCATTCTTCATCTACTATTGGATCTGGTTTTCTGTTCCATTCACTCTACATGGTGCCATGAAACCTATTCTAACTTCCTTTCACCCATCTACTGCATCAACTTTTGCCTTGCGTGCATGTATTCCCATTTGAAAGTGTTGTAATACTCTCTTGCCATGCTTCTGTGCcttgaattgcaatttgtggCTGCAGATTATCATCGGTCATCGGAATGCAGTTCACATGTATGCTTCGAATGCACATTCAACTTAATGGAACAAGCAAGTAGTCACAACATGAGGCACCATTAAGTGAGGCCAACTGTATGGTAATGGTAAGGGCACCCACAAGTTTCACGGAATATACAATAAAGCAGAAAACTTATTTACAAATTAGATAATTATTCAGAGGTATGGTTTCTCTCATATATGAAGCTACTAATTAGCTCCTAGACTACCTGTAATACATGCTGAACACTTGAACACCAAACCTATATTGCTTAGGACTATCGATTCAACTAAAATCCACTAAAAATGTTTCTTAATTCGACTCAAAACACCACTTCCTTTCATGTACTAAAACTCCAAGCTTAGTTTTGAACATCAGAATGACCAAACTAGCTCCGACTCCAACTCGAAGCATGCAACCTGTAGCACCCAAAAGTCAGCTTCAAAGCAAGTACTGATGCACCTCCCATGTATAACTTGAATTATGCCTCTCCAAAGGCATGAATGGAGCCATTTATATGCCCTCAGATCTTTGGCTTCTAGGCAACTCTCATTACCTTCACAATATAAGCGGATTCCAACTTTTCGATGACTTTGTCTGCTAATAAGAATTAGCACTCAGCCTGAGAGCTTTATACTTGCATGCTATGAAACTGCAAGCGTCTCCATCCACTTCAGAAAATTTGAGTATTTCAGAGGCTGTTAGTATTTCTCTTGGTTAGTGATGCATTTATGTCATGATTTTGGTCCTCTAAAAAGCTTCAATCTTCATTTAAGCTACTCGCCTTAGCTCTAAACCTTGTCAGTGCCGAGATAGTTGTCAAGGATACCAGCTTTCATAAGCAAGCAAaatatcttcttcctcctcacaCCAGCTCCATGCCTCCCATTGGCAGTGCATTGCTTCTTTCTCTAATCTGCTTGTGACCTCAAGTGGCCTTCATTTACTAGCTCATACCGTTATTGAAATGAAACCACACCATCCCAAATCTGCTAGAAGTTGGTCGAGAATGCTCACAGTAGAGGATCTCTACATTCACCAAGGTGACATTTCAGAGCCACTTGGCTCCTCTGCATCTCCAAGAATGCATCAACAATCCCAAAAAGTAAAGCTAGCAGCCCAAAACAATGCTCTTTTTGCATGCCTCTTGCTCCAACGCGCTTGCCTATCTGGAAATCAGATTCTTGGTCTATTTGGTAAAACGACCGTCCTCTGATGCTCCTTTTTATTGGCTACAACATCACCGTTAAGGATTTTCTATTATCAATAGGCATGGTTCTGTTGCGTCCTCTCCAGAAATTAGTGTGACACCAGGATGCTAAAACATTCTTAAAGCTTGGCATTTGATATTGTGCACTTaactcatgctttctttattTATTCAGGTATACGCTATGCATCGTTTATCAGATTTATGTTCAAATTGTGGGGGCGTCCGACCTATGGTTCACATGCTATTCATCGAGCTCTTTCAGGTTGATGGAACAGTCAAGGATCACTCTTTTAAGATTTTGGACATCGATTTCTCGTGAGAAAAAAGAGCAGGCTAAGATTTTTTGAATATCCTATACTCTTCATCATTATGTTGGACATTAATTTATCCCCCTCTCCAAATTATGACTGCAAATAAGTAAGGAGAATATAATTATCCAAAACGCCAAAAAAAAGTCAACCAGATTCAAGTATCTCATATGTAATTATCATCACTTTCGGATTAAATGTATCAAGGTTTATTCTTAAATCATAAGTTGCGGAGGATCCGTTTGCCAAGCCAAAGGAATGATCTGTCGCCATGCTGAACCACTTCGGGACTTCGTGGTTAAGATGATTAAGTTCCTAAAGGACCGATCGTCAGAATAAGTTTATAATACGTACGGAGCTGTACTTCAAACTCAAAGTGTATACAATTGAATCATTtggtatatttaaaaatatatttatattaagatGATGAACTGGAACACTTAGTTGATGCAGCAGCTTTGCCCAAGATAACCTTAGTAACTTCGACGACAGATAGCGATTGATTCCACCCAAAGAAATAGTAAAAAAAGGGCAATAGATAGCAAGGCTAATTTCCATTTCCCATGACCCAGAGAAAAGAGAACCAGCCCTAGTCCCTccaccaactctctctctcacacacgctATTCAAGCTCGAAGACAGACACCGGGAAGCTGTCAGAGAGTCCGGTGCCGGACTTGAAAGTGATCTTCTCGGACGATGGGTCATCGATGTAAATCTCGACCAGAGAGAGCCACAGCAACAGCTGCTTCCCCTTCGCCCCAgttatcttcttcatcttccgcTGCTCCACGAAGGCTGTCACCTCGGTGGCAAACGACACCGTCTGCTTGATCTTCTTGAACGTGTGctcgttcttcttcttctggacCAGCCACATGAACCCGGCTGCACGGTTGTAACCAAACTCCTTGATGTCCTCGAGGGGAAACAGACCCTTCGGGAGGCCGTGCTCTTCGAGGAGTTGGGTGAACTTCTCCCTGCAGGGGGCATCACCTTGGTACACCTCGGCGGCCTCGCGGTAGTTCTCAATGGTCTGGGTTGCCATCTTACCTCAGATATTTGTGCTTTCACTAAGAGAACAATGTAAGAAAACAAGCAAAGGCTTGGACGATGAAGGGCTGATGAGCTGAAGGTTGAAGAGAGTAGGGAGAATTTATAGATGAAGGTTAGCGCTTGGTTTAAGCCTGTAAGGCATGTTTAAGGTGATGAGCTTCATTACTAAGCTTTAGGTCACAGTCTCCATTGGAAACGATCAAATATTTTGAGCTCAGCTTGGTCATGCGAACATAATGTCAAGGCATGCCAgaagattttttgttttttttgctaaaataataatatcatacaTAACGTATATGAATGCAACgaaaatctttcaataagaaGGCCAATTATAAATGCATAGGGAAACGTAAAAAAAGTGGTCAGAATGGGACGGCTGGTTTTAACGTAATTCTATTTCCACTTGAGATCCGGCTATCCCAGGCCAAAAATGATACAAAGCAAGGGCTAGAAAAAGTCAGTGTTAAAAGGCTGGGGAAACAATGAGATATCATAATTAAATTGCTTTGGTGCTAGCGTGCAATATAGTTTTCTAGGTGTTAGTCAACATGCATACACAATTCGCATTacgaatagaaaaataaaatttaatattcatAAAAAAGTAGTTCTAGATTACTCTTACATGGAGCAATTATGCAAAGAGCACAAGATGAAATGGTAGCCATGAGATTAATAATGGATTACGAGATATAGCTTtggtcaaaataagaaaaaaatataaattcgtACATATTTTTTCCATTTCCTAGCTTTAACAAGTCACCGCGTAAactatttgatgaaattttattAAGGTTTTACATAAACTTGGATGGTGATGTTGCtggaaaatataatattaagccCATGGGACCAACTTGTTATTTAATTTTGACATATTATAGATTTGCTGAAAATTTCATTCTAATTGCCTTGTTATTAGTAccaataattttctttttcttcttttgttttttaggCAGAACGGTGGAAGTATTCCACCCGTGCGTTTAATTGGAAATAAAAAGAGCAATAAgagaagagaaataaaaaataaatgaaatagaATAAAACAATATGTGGAAAAACCAGGAGATTCCGATCAGCTCAGGCATCAGGGCCAAAGCTGTAATAGATCCAACTCCCACAACAAAGTGTCAAGCCACTAAAAGTACCAATCCAACTCAAATCATAGTCACCCATATTAGATGAATTCTCAAAAGCATTTTTCTAAATATGTTTCCAAACAAACCCTAGACACTGCTTTGTTCTCTAATAAATTTGAACAAAATCTAGTTTTTAAGATTTTCTAGGATTTATTTAGCCAAATATTTTTTGGCACTTAAATAAAATTCCAATAATGAGTTTTgagttttaaaaaaatgacAAGCACCATTTTAAGGCattcaattttaaattttaaccaaattaaaattatatgataagagaggtttaaTGGTTTACCTAGTTAACAATGAATAAACACCTTTGTAAATGTTGTTTAAATATTAGAACTAAAGAATTAGGGAACTAAAAGGAACCTTAGGGAGATTTATAATTTACCAACTACTTGTTATCTCttgtttctttcccttttttctggTATCTTTCTCATTTTGAGTTCCTGAGGGCATTACATAACGTACAAGTTTATTCAAACTTAGGACACCCACACTGAAAGGAGGCCATGGATCAACTAAGATATATTTCCGGGAAAagaaaatttgttttttttgcaTATTAAAGGGTAGAATAATGACTTCTAAGATGGCTACTCATAAAGCTTTAATTTAAGAGGTTTTTTTGGTATGCTGTAAGCAGAGTTGCAGTGcaaatcaagttttttttttttggtacaacgaacGACTGATCAcatagctctaacgtgagtataGCCAGTAGAATCAAGGGAGAGAAGATGAACGAAGAGATGGAAGGGCAGTAAAATGATATGTCTATAGGACCTCTTTCAGAATATTGGGCAGCAAAGGAGGCCGATCCAATTTACGATCTTGTTCGCCTCTCGCTATACATGTACAGGCTGAAAAGCACTACAATTGCTTGCCAACCAATGAATATTGCCGAGCAATGGGTTTACCATCCGCCTCCGCTCCTCATCCTGTATCCCATTCAATCACCGTAGCTGAGTCCTCTTCAAAGAAGATAGACTCAGCCTTCAGCACCCCATCTCGCATATATGAATATAGGAATACACAAAAGttaatttttagatatttttatcaataaagctttgaaaatatcataaagaataaGATAAAGTAAgtatattcttctttttttatgaaAGAGAAAATGGTTTTTTATAGAAATAACGATTAACATATGAAATATCGCAGTATTATTTAATGACCTGAATATATATGATAAGTcaaataaactcattatatatatatatatatatatatatatatattatatatatatatatatatatatatatatatatatattctaacTTGGTTTTTAAACGGCTTGTCCATTTAAATCAAGGATTATTGGTAATAAATTAAGATACATAACCTTTATTTATATCTCAATAATAAGCACAATATATAATCTCTATTTATGCCTCAATAACAACCCACAAATTTTTCCGACCGGGAGATGTGCCTATGGAAAgtctcttgaaaaaaaaaattagtttgaTCGGTCTGTTTCGAGGCTCAAACTATAGAATTTTGCTTTGATTATGCGGTGCTCTATATCCTTTGAAAGCCGACCATTGGTTGATCATAATGCTTGTAATTGAATTTGACTGAATTGGACCCTTAGCCAATGAAGGTACTTAGAACTTAAACAGAGAGAGTATGTAAGTATGGGTGGCAATACTTAatcatttaacctgtttaatgtACTTTCACCCGTTGTAGATCAAGGTAgattacctatttaataaaatggTCAGATTTAGATCTGAGTTGTTAACGCTACTTAATAATAGATTGGGTTCGaattgataaatttttgatttattatgTATCCGATCCGACCAATATTCTTGTCCGATCTGACCTGACCCAATCGCCACCCCTatatgtgaggacccatacGGATATGTGTTTAATTTTATATCGGCAATGCATTGGAtaaattttggatatttatatagtatcaaaaaatctaaataatatgttatgggATATCCTTTTTGGATGAAGTGCTGTAAAGAGAGTTGGATTGGCTTTCGACATGGACGTGCGGTATTTTGGGAATTTAATCTCTTGTGCACATGGGTGGAGATTTTGGAAAAGGGTTCAACTTTGGCGGTATTATTTTTCAAGTTTTTTTTCACAGGCAAATAATTTTTAATCAGTGGCAATTCCAACATTatttggaaaaaagaaagaacaattAATCTCCCTCCTAAAGAGTTGGAGCAAATTACCCTTTTGTGATGAAATACAGCAGTTGACCATCGTGCTACAGAGAAAGTTAGAGCAAAGTGTGGTCGTGCAACCAGCTGGTACAGCAGTTGATCCCAGTATCCCATACTAATAAAGAACGATAGCTAAATCATTTTATAGGTATTGTAATCAATAATGCTCCCAAcgatcaatttttttaaatgatGAAAAAATGCTCCcaacatttgggggcctaagacgGACTTACTAAaggaggtctttttttttttttaatgatgatttttttaataaatataaaatactttaaaattttatttaaaatttattcgtttagctttttgagatgcaaaattactaatcaaacttttataCCGAAGATCCATTAAAATACTGTCTAGAGCTCCTTTTGAGATTCAATGagtttatcaattttttttttttagtttttcgtacccacattcatattttctattcgacattttaatctaaaaataatatatcaaaCAAAGTAAGtaaaaaaatctttaaaaaaatcaaaatataaaaaagttgaaaaaaataaaatttgattgtgtcaaaaaaaaaacgaaCTCAGGTCCCGATAAGTAGTGTCGAACTCGACGGCGAGAAGAGGCCCGAACCGCCGAAGTTGGGCAGCGAAGATAAAATTGGATGCTTTCTGTAATCCCTTTGGAACTTGGATGCTCCCGGGTACCGGCTTAGAGTTAGTAGATGTGGACCTATGGACCTGGCATACACCAATTCCATGATTAAACCACACAATATAatacaaaaaaagagaggaaaagctaatcaatcacaaacaaaaAGGGGAGGTTGAGCTCATCAAACCACACAATATGATacagaaaaaaagaggaaaagctaattaatcacaaaaaaaactaaaacaaatCTGCCCCACCTAACTTGCCCACTTGAGGACCATAATCAGTTAACCTTTTTTGACACTCTAATAGGTTGGCTTGATTTCGTTTATTAGCTTGTAACTTTTGGAATCAAGAGAAGTAGATACCATATTCTGAGTTTAATGCATCTCAAATCTACCCCATGCACCTCTACTTCAATAGCCAGATGCAACCCAAACCTTCCACCACGGCACCACCATACTAAACCCCTCAACCTCCATCCTGACCAATTCCTCTCTGGCTCCCTCCATTCCTCTCGAGAAGACACCCCACGGTCCCCACCCCCTCCTCCCTCACCACCTCACCCTCACGCTCGCTCGCCCCAAAACCCCCCTCCCTCAAGCGGTGCATCGCCCTCCTCCATACATGCAAATtcctcctcaaaaaaaaaaaagaaaaaagactaGAACAAGATTAGAGATCAAAAAAGATTAAAAGGGGAGGTTGAAGAGATCGAGAGGGATGGAGGGAGCCCAGGTTCTTGCCTTCTTGGAGCCGGAGCCGGGCTGCCGGAGGACGGCGGACGTGGACCGTGGTCCGTGGACTGCTGGCGCTGACGAGATCGAGAGGGATGGAGGGAGCCTGGAGGCCCGGAGGCCGGAGGGCGGAGCCGGAGTGGAGCCGGAGGTCGGAGGAGCCGAGCTGCTGAGGAGACCTGGGGAAATGGAAAAGAAGgttcagcaaagaaaaaaaaagctctgGCAGAGAAGGGGGAGGAAATGACCGTTGTTTCAATTCCGCCCGCCCACCTATAGCTCGTAGCCTGCTACCGCCGGAACGCACTGACACTATAGCGGTGTCCTCCTATCCTACCTTTCAGATGTGAAAGCTGTGCAGCATTAAGGCGGAAAAAAAATGGGCCTTCCTCgggccggggccttaggcggcCTCGAGCCACCCCTGGCCACATCCAAATACTAGGACTTGCCAGTTTTAGAAGGAAGCAGGATTTCAGCCACATAGTTTTTGATCTATTTAAGACCTGCCATGCAGCCAAGATATAGAATACTCCTGGAACTTGGGTTGTAAAGGATCAATATATACTTTGCCACTTGGCCAGAGGAAATATCAGGTAAAAATCGTAGTAGAACACACATCACCAAGAATGTACATCTATGGTGCTCATTGCTGTACTTATGAACTGACCGTCTCATCTCTTTCCTCAAAGTGGTGGATCGAACTTTGATCATGTCACGAGAGTGGATTCAGTTGGTTTCATCGATCATTCTACGTGAGCTCGAAAGACTTATTCCGGAGGACGGGATCAGATCAGATTCAGAATCGGAATGGATTCTTGAAGACCGGCACAAAGAGAACGAGCTCATGTTCGAAGATGAAGATCCAAAGCTGATAAGAAAATGTATATGATTGATTCAAATGATTCAGCAAAACATATATTAGAATAACCCATTAATTGCAACTTTTATTTGATACAGCAGCACTGtttaaagacaaaaataaaatagaaaagaacaAGAAATTTTGCAACGACAGAGAACCATGCAAATCTCTAGTCCTTTCCTGGATCCCCCTCGTTCAATCTACTCAAGCTCGAAAGCCGACACCGGGAAGCTGTCGGACAGCCCAGTGCCAGTCTTGAAAGTGATCTTCTCTGTCGAGGGATCATCGATGTACACCTCGACAACCGAGAGCCACAGCAGCAGCTCCTTCGTCTTCACCCCAGTTATTTTCTTCAACTTTCGCTGCTCCACGAAGGCTGTCACCTCGGTGGCATACGACACCGTCTGCTTGATCTTCTTGAACGTgtgctccttcttcttcttgtggaCGAGCCACATGAACCCAGCCGCACGGTTGTAGCCAAACTCCTCGACGTTCTCGAGGGGAAACAAGCCCCTAGGGAGGCCGAGCTCTTCGAGGAGTTGGATGGACTTCGTCCTGCAGAGGTCGTCACCGCGGTGGACCTCGGCGCCCTGACGATAGCTCTCAATGGTCTGGGATGCCATCCTAGGTAATGTATGCGTGATTACTAGAAAACAAGCAGGTGGTTGGAAGAGGAGCAAAGAAGAGTACGTAGATTATAACAATAAGATCGAAGAGGCTGAGGCTAATGGGTTATGGATCGGAGGGATCAGGGAGAATTTATAGATGGAGGGTAACGTTTGGCCGAGAGCGTGGCCAACTTGAAATGATCGGAAGAACGAAAGGAAACAACAGACTTGCAATTTCTTTTAGGTGAACTGGTCGTTCACGAAAAGTAACAGCGTCTCAAGGACCGATGAAGTCGTCGCGGATGAGCTTATCTGGACCATGGCTCGCG encodes:
- the LOC103705300 gene encoding uncharacterized protein LOC103705300; the encoded protein is MATQTIENYREAAEVYQGDAPCREKFTQLLEEHGLPKGLFPLEDIKEFGYNRAAGFMWLVQKKKNEHTFKKIKQTVSFATEVTAFVEQRKMKKITGAKGKQLLLWLSLVEIYIDDPSSEKITFKSGTGLSDSFPVSVFELE
- the LOC103705299 gene encoding uncharacterized protein LOC103705299 → MASQTIESYRQGAEVHRGDDLCRTKSIQLLEELGLPRGLFPLENVEEFGYNRAAGFMWLVHKKKKEHTFKKIKQTVSYATEVTAFVEQRKLKKITGVKTKELLLWLSVVEVYIDDPSTEKITFKTGTGLSDSFPVSAFELE